Proteins found in one Oceaniferula flava genomic segment:
- a CDS encoding putative capsular polysaccharide synthesis family protein has product MLFLQVRKRKAKIRKAREKVAASVTGGAPICIVYQMGKVASTSIYEALKDRTDCFGFHTHSLNRANIDKNRSHQGDEAFAIDKRGQLSDQLSAKIVEPRLPVKIITLVRDPFERNISAYFENNRAIRKGFQLNQENLKKLIDDFLNNSNHLGPQRWFENEFEPALGVDIFAHPFDPVSEWGIIRQAPYDILVLRTTLDDRKKSELTSDFLELPGVNIERRNSTTDKSLKKLYQEFKNTVVFPEDLGQQILECRYTQHFFTAAEIERMKSRWVTGA; this is encoded by the coding sequence ATGCTCTTTTTACAAGTTCGCAAACGCAAAGCCAAAATACGTAAGGCCCGCGAAAAGGTCGCCGCCAGTGTCACCGGTGGCGCCCCTATCTGCATCGTCTATCAGATGGGAAAAGTGGCATCGACCTCCATCTACGAGGCGTTGAAGGACCGGACCGATTGCTTTGGCTTTCACACCCACTCGCTCAACCGGGCGAACATTGACAAGAATCGCTCCCATCAAGGAGACGAGGCCTTTGCCATCGATAAACGGGGGCAGCTTTCCGACCAGCTGTCGGCTAAGATCGTGGAACCCAGACTGCCAGTGAAAATCATCACCCTGGTCCGCGATCCTTTTGAGCGAAACATCTCTGCCTACTTTGAAAACAACCGAGCCATCCGCAAAGGTTTCCAACTCAACCAGGAGAATCTGAAAAAGCTGATCGATGATTTTCTGAACAACAGCAATCACTTGGGACCACAGCGATGGTTTGAGAACGAGTTCGAACCGGCGCTGGGTGTCGACATCTTCGCTCATCCCTTCGACCCGGTCAGCGAATGGGGAATCATCCGCCAAGCACCTTACGATATCCTGGTGCTGAGAACCACCTTAGACGACCGCAAAAAGTCCGAGCTGACCTCCGATTTCCTGGAGCTTCCCGGTGTCAACATCGAACGCCGGAACTCGACCACCGACAAGTCGCTAAAAAAACTCTATCAGGAGTTCAAAAACACCGTCGTTTTCCCCGAAGACCTCGGCCAGCAGATTTTAGAGTGCCGGTATACCCAGCATTTTTTCACCGCCGCCGAGATCGAACGCATGAAGTCGCGCTGGGTCACCGGAGCTTAG
- a CDS encoding DMT family transporter — translation MSPDPFCIRLAIHPTLQLHLLVLIFAATTILGRLSSLSASVLVTWRCLLATLGAMLWVKCMSDRKLWLGKVVVAKLMGIGVLIGLHWLCLFGAVKIANVSIALAGLATLSLFTAFAEPLLNRGRIRTYEVMLGLLVLAGIVLIAGTQSAYFAGLGLALVSAFLAAIFMVVNKHMVVSGSDPMVMVYWEMMAAAAVCSLAIPVFDPGGYGAMAFSDPTEWLWLLILALVCTVFAQDFTNRLLRQISAYKLNLAANFEPVYGIMAAALIFGEHEELRLSFYLGALTIVLANFLQPRLQRRFG, via the coding sequence ATCTCTCCGGATCCGTTCTGTATCCGTCTTGCCATTCATCCGACTCTTCAACTCCACCTGCTGGTTCTTATTTTTGCAGCGACCACCATCCTGGGGCGGTTGAGCAGTTTAAGTGCCTCGGTGTTGGTCACCTGGCGCTGCCTTCTGGCGACGCTCGGGGCGATGCTCTGGGTGAAATGTATGTCCGATCGCAAACTCTGGCTCGGCAAGGTAGTGGTGGCCAAGCTGATGGGAATCGGCGTGCTCATCGGCCTGCACTGGCTGTGCCTGTTCGGCGCGGTGAAGATTGCCAATGTCTCGATCGCACTGGCGGGGCTGGCCACCTTGTCCTTGTTCACCGCCTTCGCAGAGCCCTTGCTGAATCGTGGCCGAATCCGAACCTACGAGGTCATGCTTGGGCTGTTAGTCTTAGCGGGCATTGTGCTGATCGCCGGCACCCAGAGTGCCTACTTCGCGGGGCTTGGCCTGGCACTGGTGAGCGCCTTTTTGGCGGCGATTTTCATGGTGGTGAATAAACACATGGTGGTCTCCGGCAGCGACCCAATGGTGATGGTCTACTGGGAGATGATGGCAGCCGCAGCCGTCTGCAGCCTCGCCATCCCGGTGTTTGATCCCGGCGGGTATGGCGCCATGGCTTTTTCCGATCCTACCGAGTGGCTCTGGCTCTTGATTTTGGCCTTGGTCTGCACCGTCTTTGCCCAGGACTTTACCAATCGATTGCTACGTCAAATCAGCGCCTACAAGCTCAACCTCGCGGCCAACTTTGAACCTGTCTATGGGATCATGGCCGCCGCCCTCATCTTTGGCGAACACGAGGAACTTCGGCTCAGCTTCTACCTTGGAGCACTCACGATCGTGCTGGCGAATTTCCTCCAGCCACGCTTGCAACGCCGCTTCGGTTAG
- a CDS encoding GAF domain-containing protein codes for MKLKTAMEEFECQTGTLHQAEGEWLILKSAIGVPDFLMDKISKIPFGKGIAGVAAESRGPVELCNLQQDLGGVAKEDARKTGVSGSLAVPIFSNDGERVIGTLGIGKVKPYEFSDTEKARLAEIAVEFGQLF; via the coding sequence ATGAAACTGAAAACGGCCATGGAGGAATTTGAGTGTCAGACCGGCACCCTGCATCAAGCCGAGGGCGAGTGGCTGATCTTGAAAAGCGCCATCGGAGTGCCGGATTTCCTGATGGATAAAATCTCCAAAATCCCCTTCGGCAAAGGCATCGCCGGCGTGGCTGCAGAAAGTCGCGGACCGGTGGAGCTGTGCAATCTACAACAAGACCTCGGTGGAGTGGCCAAAGAAGACGCCCGCAAAACCGGCGTCTCCGGCTCGCTCGCTGTGCCTATTTTTTCCAACGACGGCGAGCGCGTAATCGGCACACTGGGCATCGGCAAGGTGAAGCCCTACGAATTTTCCGACACGGAAAAAGCCCGACTGGCAGAGATCGCCGTCGAGTTCGGCCAATTATTTTAG
- a CDS encoding autotransporter-associated beta strand repeat-containing protein: MRLPHFSALLLVSLSAYSHGDTYTWLGGGANNNTTTEANWSSNTAPPHGQGVGTGAAVWDFFSEQSRSPYLVSDTKLGSIEFSSRLSYSLGGASRTISLNETILNDGGGTATLAPSISVNGGSASISATNGYIVLNGGVATNNKDLVLNADESQTLTINGVLSGGYLPNYGGVGLTKNGTGTLALAGNNTFSAPLNVTAGTLSLLDDNALSPNIESLSIAEDSTLVVGDGVSISDRPVILAGTLDFEGTSDWSFEDGLELVGAVVTSEDVPARVVLSASGTSGTLDSTDPIVYTGGGYLELKAKTGATLKIDGELNIDPDGSYTKVQVGDDGSEYEGTVEINNGINRYPGSNGSLYSIIVKSGTLRLGIGEYDEFFRFSLFEDGHVDIKNGHVSIPRLSGSGDMTVGVSGLTIFQDMDETYSGDIQGNEGSRVTKKGDSVLTVQGQLNPSSIIIEEGELKLDDGQLHATTGLSHETEVSGTGVLSGVGQVDDLRISSGGVLRPGLNEVGVMVADRVFLESGGIVEWSPDSWVGSAGVGWPTVSANSTTINATSSSRTVIRIDTDAISDFIDGNAKFVILSGSLTGFDADKFEIEDLSDSPLEGSWSVVDDASTTGLALKYTSADPYLAWINDHGYTGAEAEYAADPDGDGLVNGIEFVLGSAPSSDDGQSLPVPTVEDVNGSDHLCFTFTRTDESAYTSPTGMVSVDLSLWVPMYSVTGYIINETDLGNGKTEVKQYIPYDPQTTPKLFTRLEASAEPNDE; the protein is encoded by the coding sequence ATGCGTCTACCCCACTTTTCGGCTTTATTGTTAGTTTCTCTATCCGCTTATAGTCATGGAGATACATACACCTGGCTAGGAGGTGGTGCTAACAATAATACCACGACAGAAGCCAACTGGTCATCCAACACTGCCCCTCCGCATGGGCAAGGTGTGGGCACAGGAGCTGCCGTTTGGGACTTTTTCAGTGAGCAATCGCGGTCCCCATATCTCGTTAGCGATACCAAGTTAGGTAGCATAGAGTTCAGCTCCAGGTTAAGCTATAGCCTAGGGGGGGCATCAAGAACCATCAGCCTCAATGAGACAATCCTCAATGACGGTGGCGGGACTGCCACGCTTGCCCCAAGTATTAGTGTGAATGGTGGTTCGGCAAGCATCAGCGCAACCAATGGCTATATTGTCCTTAATGGGGGAGTGGCCACTAACAACAAAGATTTGGTGCTCAATGCTGATGAGAGCCAAACATTGACGATTAACGGTGTCTTAAGCGGTGGTTATTTACCAAACTATGGCGGAGTTGGTCTTACCAAGAATGGCACCGGAACCTTGGCTCTGGCTGGAAATAACACGTTTAGTGCGCCATTGAATGTGACGGCTGGGACATTGTCCCTACTGGACGATAACGCTCTTTCACCGAACATCGAGAGTCTAAGTATTGCTGAAGACAGCACATTGGTCGTCGGGGATGGGGTGTCGATCTCGGACCGCCCAGTTATCTTGGCTGGCACTCTGGATTTCGAGGGGACATCCGATTGGTCTTTCGAGGACGGATTGGAATTAGTGGGAGCGGTAGTAACATCTGAAGATGTCCCCGCGCGTGTGGTGCTGTCTGCTTCAGGAACTTCCGGCACGCTGGATAGCACCGATCCTATTGTGTATACGGGCGGTGGGTACTTGGAATTGAAAGCTAAGACTGGAGCGACGTTGAAAATCGATGGTGAACTGAATATCGACCCAGACGGTAGTTACACGAAGGTGCAAGTGGGTGATGACGGTAGTGAGTATGAAGGCACGGTGGAGATCAATAATGGGATTAATCGTTATCCCGGTAGTAATGGCTCTTTGTATTCAATCATCGTTAAGTCAGGCACTCTGAGATTGGGTATTGGGGAATATGATGAGTTCTTCAGGTTTAGCCTCTTTGAAGATGGTCATGTCGATATCAAGAATGGGCATGTGTCCATCCCCCGCTTGTCCGGCAGTGGGGATATGACGGTGGGGGTTAGCGGTCTGACCATCTTTCAAGATATGGATGAGACCTACAGTGGCGATATTCAGGGTAACGAAGGATCTCGGGTTACCAAAAAGGGAGACTCAGTCCTGACCGTGCAGGGTCAACTTAACCCATCCAGCATTATCATCGAAGAGGGAGAACTGAAACTCGATGATGGTCAGCTGCACGCGACTACCGGTCTGAGCCACGAAACGGAAGTATCCGGCACCGGGGTTCTCTCGGGTGTTGGGCAGGTGGATGATCTGCGTATTAGTAGCGGCGGAGTGCTCCGCCCTGGATTGAACGAGGTGGGCGTCATGGTCGCTGACCGAGTTTTCCTGGAGAGCGGTGGCATCGTGGAGTGGTCTCCCGACTCGTGGGTCGGGAGTGCTGGAGTTGGCTGGCCGACTGTTAGTGCCAATAGCACAACGATCAATGCAACCAGCAGCAGTCGCACAGTGATTCGGATTGATACGGACGCGATCAGTGATTTCATCGATGGGAATGCCAAGTTTGTCATCCTGTCTGGTTCGCTCACTGGCTTTGACGCGGATAAATTTGAGATCGAAGACCTGAGTGATTCACCACTTGAGGGCAGTTGGTCGGTGGTTGATGATGCATCGACTACTGGACTCGCTCTCAAATACACATCGGCTGACCCTTACCTGGCTTGGATCAATGATCACGGCTACACCGGCGCAGAAGCGGAGTATGCTGCCGACCCTGATGGTGACGGATTGGTCAATGGAATCGAGTTTGTCCTCGGCTCTGCTCCCAGCAGCGATGATGGGCAGAGTCTCCCTGTCCCGACGGTGGAAGATGTCAATGGCAGCGATCACCTGTGTTTCACATTCACTCGCACAGATGAATCTGCATATACATCACCTACCGGCATGGTTTCTGTCGACTTATCTCTCTGGGTCCCCATGTATAGTGTGACTGGCTACATCATCAATGAAACCGATCTTGGAAATGGGAAAACGGAAGTGAAGCAGTACATTCCCTATGATCCGCAAACAACACCGAAGCTCTTTACCCGCTTGGAAGCTTCGGCGGAACCGAATGACGAATAG
- a CDS encoding aromatic amino acid transaminase produces MISRLAPAESDPLWALTTAFAHDQREEKIDLVVGVYRDAEGKTPVMQAVQDAEARLAASAASKSYRCLSGNLEFIDGISRFLLGPDSPVLDRQCTIQTVGGTGALRLLADFIPHISPGATAWISDPGYVNHHPIMSAAGLKLGAYRWQEQEHDHSLDLAAAMEDLAEAQAGDVLLLHGCCHNPSGIDPTLEHWQAFSDLCREKKLIPLVDIAYQGFGDGIEEDAAGLRLMAREHELMLVVASCSKNMGLYCERTGAAMIIAPDAKPLENIRFTLERIARANYSMPPDHGSSVAAMLFQDPEPWLAELEACRRRVADIRRDLADELLKLGAAEKFQSLRYQKGMFSLLPITPAQMDRLRQDFGIYGTTSCRINIAGLASHQTPAVAKALFAVS; encoded by the coding sequence ATGATTTCCCGACTCGCCCCCGCAGAATCCGATCCTCTTTGGGCGCTCACCACGGCATTCGCTCACGATCAACGGGAGGAAAAAATCGACCTGGTCGTGGGAGTTTACCGCGACGCCGAGGGCAAGACACCCGTCATGCAGGCGGTGCAGGATGCCGAAGCTCGATTGGCAGCTTCCGCGGCGTCCAAGTCCTACCGCTGCCTGTCCGGCAACCTCGAATTTATCGATGGCATCTCGCGCTTCCTCCTCGGACCGGACAGCCCGGTGCTCGATCGCCAATGCACTATCCAAACCGTCGGCGGCACCGGTGCCCTGCGCTTACTCGCCGACTTCATCCCGCACATCTCCCCCGGCGCCACAGCGTGGATTTCCGACCCCGGCTATGTCAACCACCACCCGATCATGTCGGCGGCCGGTCTCAAGCTCGGTGCCTACCGCTGGCAGGAACAAGAGCACGATCATTCCCTCGATCTCGCCGCCGCGATGGAAGACCTCGCCGAGGCCCAGGCTGGCGATGTGCTACTGCTCCACGGCTGCTGCCACAACCCATCGGGCATCGACCCCACGCTCGAACACTGGCAGGCATTTTCAGATCTTTGTCGTGAGAAAAAACTCATCCCTCTCGTGGACATCGCCTACCAAGGTTTTGGGGATGGCATCGAGGAGGATGCGGCCGGACTCCGGCTGATGGCCCGTGAACATGAACTGATGCTCGTGGTCGCCAGCTGCTCAAAGAACATGGGGCTCTACTGCGAACGCACCGGGGCGGCGATGATCATTGCACCCGATGCCAAACCGCTGGAAAATATCCGCTTCACCTTGGAAAGAATCGCCCGTGCGAACTACTCGATGCCACCCGATCACGGCTCTTCCGTCGCTGCCATGCTGTTTCAAGATCCAGAACCATGGCTCGCAGAGCTGGAAGCCTGCCGTCGTCGGGTCGCAGATATCCGCCGGGATCTTGCCGATGAGCTGCTGAAGCTTGGCGCTGCTGAAAAATTTCAGAGCCTGCGCTATCAAAAAGGGATGTTCTCCCTGCTGCCGATAACACCGGCACAAATGGATCGCCTACGCCAGGACTTCGGCATCTACGGCACCACCAGCTGCCGCATCAACATTGCCGGCCTCGCCAGCCACCAGACCCCAGCAGTTGCCAAGGCACTGTTCGCGGTTTCCTAA
- a CDS encoding DMT family transporter yields the protein MHTLADQVQVRRGFLSPKTTGYLVLYSVVIIWAGFALTLRAISTSGLTTADVALIRFAVPVLALLPAFSSRFAEFKKLRLRDVLMVLCGGLPFFFIASAGARTTSAVHVGALVAGTAPLSVSLVYFLIDRRRLPRRQLLPLSIIIAGALGLIIAQPAGIDPETLRGIGYLLVASLFWGIYSVGLRSSGLDAIGNGIVLAVGSLVMLVTLMLTGVVPSHLDSITLHQAVPFLLIQGLGVGLLSTVGYAFAISRLGTAKSATIGSLAPALAAILAVPFLGESITFSTAISVFLITVGVILSNRSAT from the coding sequence ATGCACACTCTCGCCGATCAAGTTCAAGTCCGAAGAGGCTTTCTCAGTCCGAAAACCACCGGCTACCTGGTCCTCTACAGTGTGGTGATCATCTGGGCTGGTTTCGCGCTGACTCTGCGAGCGATCAGCACTTCCGGACTGACCACAGCGGATGTGGCGCTGATACGTTTTGCCGTTCCCGTGCTCGCTCTGCTGCCCGCCTTTTCCAGTCGTTTCGCCGAGTTTAAAAAACTTCGCCTGCGCGATGTGCTCATGGTGCTCTGCGGAGGCCTTCCCTTTTTCTTCATCGCCTCCGCCGGTGCCCGCACCACTTCCGCCGTTCATGTGGGAGCCCTGGTCGCCGGAACCGCGCCCCTCTCGGTGAGCTTGGTGTATTTCCTAATCGACCGTCGTCGATTGCCTCGCCGTCAGCTGTTACCTCTCTCGATCATCATCGCCGGGGCCTTGGGTCTGATCATCGCCCAGCCTGCGGGCATCGATCCGGAGACGCTCCGAGGCATTGGCTACCTTCTCGTCGCCAGCTTGTTCTGGGGGATCTACAGCGTCGGCCTGCGGAGCTCAGGGCTGGATGCCATCGGCAATGGCATCGTGCTCGCAGTGGGCTCATTGGTCATGCTGGTGACGTTGATGCTCACCGGCGTGGTGCCCAGCCATCTCGATAGCATCACCTTGCATCAGGCTGTCCCCTTCCTGTTGATTCAGGGCCTGGGGGTCGGGCTGCTGTCCACCGTCGGTTATGCCTTCGCCATCTCGCGCTTGGGCACCGCCAAGAGCGCCACCATCGGCTCGCTCGCCCCCGCCCTCGCTGCCATTCTGGCCGTGCCCTTCCTCGGTGAATCGATCACTTTCAGCACCGCCATCAGCGTCTTCCTCATCACCGTGGGAGTCATCTTATCCAATCGATCCGCGACCTAA
- a CDS encoding LamG domain-containing protein produces the protein MTLPSIYKTLFATLMITSMSAHAGLVGHWTFDETSGTTAADSSGGGYHGKVVNPSWTRGLIGGALKFDGSCQVVDFGTVLSNTANELSIAVWCYGAPSKPDGNLFFAHVNGEPKLNAHFPHKNGRIYFDTFTSAKRDRLEKAYARDEESLLWGNWNHWVFTKNASEGSMKIYVNSQLWHEVNGTNTPVDPSADFIIGSGHNDQFYHGALDDFRVYDHALSASEVTTLYKASAPPHSLVLKAPNGHRIPKIMGATADTAMLTGFDYLNWWGITEHRSWFKPSFSQLADNSSITSAAAFAKASEDIRKNPMRQASASNYYIDWKHLHTELERHGVPEHMQYLANHDIMAMLVSSRDISKTPITGDWETIFRYWKYWYAIVYHYASTYDVTMYQYRNEPHHWISYDVWESHWLVHADATRKAIADVNAAFGKSLKPNLCGPVCAGSYWDNSLTEPYVKGKEGSSPHNWGNISWKKVKYDIFGKYRKNNPLNYHSYDYHRYGDALGAEKIMLRTRNDVATADNDPMPDLPLVISEYNTNTGGTFTKKKLDTEDLHFGVTMAQILQVSGEHGPNGLGEDGGIFIFKLGASQKPELLEGVGNKLSYVSRQEPKNYGGITRGGACFQMYAKHFCGGKPLVPVEVVSGAHYQRRTLAAIDEAKQMYYIYGSNTSGVGVPVSIDLSALKVEAGAVVSLQRVDEYNTGQVTELLALDHAKKLSFDAPNYTAYLIKVPMAGAVSARMQVIPSEDTTQQVAATESLGAAATIKVSNHHSDPSQRNVGLLRFRLGSPAEMQQVLLKISGRNSGSDQSEREILHVYAVTDTHWSEGSAMQWADAPGLGKYHITQTTMGSTDGTGDMIDIEDNHAGYSSGVGKGLGLYGEFLGAVSFHASDYRHNYLDVTDYLQSVAGDKPTMDVTFVIARTVRYNVNEYSNSYYHRGDYHYDGRVVEIASKEHAHQALRPVVIFSKGKAQASGQ, from the coding sequence ATGACCCTTCCAAGCATTTACAAAACGCTGTTCGCCACCCTGATGATCACCAGCATGAGTGCTCACGCTGGTCTGGTGGGGCATTGGACATTTGATGAAACCAGCGGCACCACAGCCGCGGATTCCTCCGGTGGCGGATATCATGGCAAGGTGGTGAACCCGAGCTGGACACGCGGACTGATCGGAGGTGCACTGAAATTTGACGGCAGCTGCCAGGTTGTCGATTTCGGCACGGTGTTATCGAACACAGCCAACGAGCTAAGCATTGCGGTCTGGTGCTACGGAGCCCCTTCGAAACCTGACGGCAATCTCTTTTTCGCCCATGTGAATGGCGAGCCAAAGCTCAACGCCCACTTCCCTCACAAGAATGGCCGGATCTACTTTGATACCTTCACGTCTGCAAAGCGGGACCGCCTTGAGAAGGCCTACGCCAGAGATGAGGAATCACTGCTGTGGGGAAATTGGAATCATTGGGTGTTCACCAAGAATGCCTCGGAGGGATCGATGAAAATCTATGTGAACTCGCAGCTGTGGCATGAAGTCAACGGAACGAATACCCCGGTGGATCCGTCTGCCGATTTCATCATCGGTAGCGGCCACAACGATCAGTTCTACCACGGTGCCCTGGATGATTTTCGAGTATACGACCATGCTCTGTCGGCCAGTGAAGTCACCACGCTTTACAAGGCATCGGCCCCACCTCACTCCCTTGTTTTAAAAGCGCCTAACGGCCATCGCATTCCCAAGATCATGGGAGCAACGGCCGACACAGCCATGCTCACAGGCTTTGATTACTTGAACTGGTGGGGCATCACCGAGCACCGGAGCTGGTTTAAACCGAGCTTTTCGCAATTGGCCGACAATAGCAGCATCACCTCCGCAGCGGCCTTTGCCAAAGCATCCGAAGATATTCGCAAGAACCCCATGCGCCAGGCCAGCGCGTCGAACTACTACATCGACTGGAAGCATTTGCACACTGAACTCGAGCGTCATGGCGTGCCGGAACACATGCAGTATCTGGCAAACCACGACATCATGGCGATGCTCGTCAGCTCCAGAGACATCAGCAAAACGCCGATCACTGGCGACTGGGAGACCATTTTCAGATACTGGAAATACTGGTATGCGATCGTCTACCACTATGCCTCGACCTATGATGTGACGATGTATCAATACCGCAACGAGCCGCACCACTGGATCAGCTACGATGTCTGGGAAAGCCACTGGCTGGTGCATGCCGACGCCACGCGCAAAGCGATCGCCGATGTGAATGCCGCATTTGGCAAATCCCTGAAACCGAATCTCTGCGGACCGGTCTGCGCCGGCTCATACTGGGACAACAGCCTGACCGAACCCTACGTCAAAGGCAAGGAAGGCAGCAGCCCACACAACTGGGGCAACATCTCGTGGAAGAAAGTCAAATACGACATCTTCGGCAAGTATCGGAAAAACAACCCGCTGAACTATCATTCATACGATTACCACCGCTACGGCGACGCCTTAGGCGCGGAGAAGATTATGCTAAGAACGCGGAACGACGTCGCCACCGCAGACAACGACCCGATGCCGGACCTCCCTCTGGTCATTTCAGAATACAACACCAATACCGGCGGCACCTTTACCAAGAAGAAACTCGATACCGAAGACCTCCATTTCGGCGTCACGATGGCGCAAATCCTCCAGGTCTCCGGCGAGCACGGGCCGAACGGACTCGGCGAGGACGGTGGGATCTTTATTTTCAAACTCGGAGCCTCACAAAAACCGGAACTACTCGAGGGCGTGGGAAACAAGCTGAGCTATGTCAGTCGTCAAGAGCCTAAAAACTATGGTGGGATCACTCGCGGTGGCGCCTGCTTCCAGATGTATGCCAAGCATTTCTGTGGCGGCAAACCCTTGGTGCCGGTCGAGGTGGTATCCGGTGCCCATTATCAACGCCGCACCCTGGCAGCGATCGATGAGGCCAAGCAGATGTATTATATCTACGGATCTAACACCTCAGGTGTGGGCGTTCCTGTTTCGATCGATCTCAGCGCGCTGAAGGTCGAAGCTGGCGCGGTGGTGTCGCTGCAACGGGTCGATGAATACAACACCGGCCAAGTCACTGAGCTGTTAGCGTTAGATCACGCGAAAAAGTTGTCGTTTGATGCGCCGAACTACACCGCCTACTTGATCAAGGTGCCCATGGCGGGCGCCGTGTCAGCCCGGATGCAGGTCATCCCAAGCGAGGACACCACCCAACAAGTCGCCGCCACCGAGAGCCTCGGAGCAGCCGCCACCATAAAGGTTTCCAACCACCACTCAGATCCCTCCCAGCGTAATGTTGGGTTGCTACGTTTCCGTCTGGGGTCCCCGGCAGAGATGCAGCAGGTGCTGCTGAAAATCTCGGGAAGAAATAGCGGAAGCGATCAAAGCGAACGCGAAATTCTCCATGTTTATGCCGTGACCGATACCCACTGGAGCGAAGGCTCTGCGATGCAATGGGCGGATGCGCCGGGGCTGGGGAAATACCATATCACCCAAACCACCATGGGGTCCACCGATGGCACCGGGGACATGATTGATATCGAAGACAACCACGCCGGCTACAGCAGTGGCGTCGGCAAAGGGCTCGGACTCTACGGCGAGTTTCTCGGTGCAGTTTCTTTCCACGCTTCAGATTACCGGCACAACTACTTGGACGTCACCGATTACCTGCAGTCCGTGGCCGGTGACAAGCCTACGATGGATGTCACCTTCGTGATCGCCCGCACGGTGCGCTATAACGTCAACGAGTATTCTAACAGCTACTATCATCGCGGAGACTATCACTACGATGGTCGGGTGGTGGAAATCGCAAGCAAAGAACATGCACACCAAGCTCTGCGCCCAGTGGTGATCTTTTCCAAGGGGAAAGCTCAAGCATCGGGTCAGTAA
- a CDS encoding ThuA domain-containing protein, producing the protein MILRIAASYLLLLSSLSSMASPHPVPESDQWLVIPGGKGPGEGKHIVLIAAEQEYRAEQALPMLARTLAKHHGFHCTVLFLMNEDGLVDPTMPSPFKEKGRKSIVPGMEHLAKADGLIWMSRFLQLPDEDVDHLYSYFDSGKPILALRTANHGLWRDTKPYRVNGKDVSLQELLGGKFMGHHGGWKREATTGIIAPEAKQNPILRGVNDVWGTTDVYRCHKDGKVPADCTLLLTGQPMQSLKKDAAPNTEKEALPIAWTKKWVGNKGLSSPIFHFTMGSAKDFQNEGVRRLTINALYWGLGMEDKIDAKSSVDIVGDYKALEDGFKYEEFGVKPRPVSHYR; encoded by the coding sequence ATGATTTTACGTATCGCGGCATCCTATTTACTTCTCCTTTCCTCCCTCTCATCCATGGCTTCACCTCATCCGGTCCCTGAATCAGATCAGTGGTTAGTCATTCCCGGAGGCAAGGGCCCTGGTGAGGGCAAGCACATCGTGCTCATCGCCGCCGAGCAGGAATACCGTGCCGAGCAGGCACTGCCCATGTTGGCCCGCACGCTCGCCAAACATCACGGCTTTCATTGCACCGTGCTCTTCCTGATGAATGAGGACGGCTTAGTCGATCCCACCATGCCCTCCCCCTTCAAAGAAAAAGGCCGCAAAAGCATCGTGCCCGGCATGGAACATCTGGCCAAGGCAGACGGCCTGATTTGGATGTCACGTTTCCTGCAGCTGCCCGACGAGGACGTCGATCATCTTTATTCCTACTTCGACTCCGGCAAACCCATCCTCGCCCTCCGCACCGCCAACCACGGCCTCTGGCGCGATACCAAACCGTATCGTGTGAATGGCAAAGACGTGTCGCTCCAAGAGCTACTCGGCGGCAAGTTCATGGGTCACCACGGTGGCTGGAAACGCGAGGCCACCACGGGCATCATCGCCCCCGAGGCCAAGCAGAACCCCATTCTGCGCGGGGTGAACGACGTCTGGGGCACGACGGATGTTTACCGTTGTCACAAAGACGGCAAAGTTCCTGCCGACTGCACCTTGCTGCTGACCGGCCAGCCTATGCAGTCGCTGAAAAAAGACGCCGCGCCGAATACCGAGAAGGAAGCTCTTCCCATCGCCTGGACGAAAAAGTGGGTGGGCAACAAGGGGCTTAGCTCGCCCATTTTCCACTTCACCATGGGTTCGGCCAAAGATTTTCAAAACGAAGGAGTACGTCGCCTGACCATCAATGCTCTCTACTGGGGACTGGGCATGGAGGATAAGATCGATGCCAAGAGCTCGGTCGATATCGTGGGTGATTACAAAGCACTGGAGGATGGATTCAAATACGAGGAGTTCGGAGTGAAACCCCGCCCCGTTAGCCACTATCGCTAA